From the Lathyrus oleraceus cultivar Zhongwan6 chromosome 4, CAAS_Psat_ZW6_1.0, whole genome shotgun sequence genome, one window contains:
- the LOC127075937 gene encoding uncharacterized protein LOC127075937 isoform X10: MPVSLVIPRLAFLEVCQKRKVELGCIFPSLRHHYLLLEASRMLPDDRLELISFTAFNQSLHQQRGLLQVLRVLQRMTLQFGASGGCGFGVCNLGLRIYHN, from the exons ATGCCT GTTTCGCTTGTAATACCACGCTTAGCGTTTCTTGAGGTGTGTCAAAAACGAAAG GTTGAACTCGGCTGCATCTTTCCGTCGTTGCGACATCATTACTTGCTGCTGGAAGCGTCGAGAATGTTGCCG GACGATAGGTTGGAGCTAATTTCCTTTACTGCTTTCAATCAATCTCTTCATCAGCAGAGGGGCTTACTCCAG GTTCTACGGGTGTTGCAGCGTATGACCTTGCAGTTTGGCGCATCAGGAGGTTGTGGTTTTGGCGTTTGTAATTTAGGCCTTAGGATTTATCATAACTGA
- the LOC127075937 gene encoding uncharacterized protein LOC127075937 isoform X6, producing the protein MIQRSYDLLRMRGKKMPVSVLLQIQCLLVSLVIPRLAFLEVCQKRKVELGCIFPSLRHRYLLLEASRMLPDDRLELISFTAFNQSLHQQRGLLQVLRVLQRMTLQFGASGGCGFGVCNLGLRIYHN; encoded by the exons ATGATCCAGAGATCTTATGACTTGTTAAG AATGCGGGGAAAGAAGATGCCGGTTTCGGTGTTGTTGCAAATACAATGCCTGTTA GTTTCGCTTGTAATACCACGCTTAGCGTTTCTTGAGGTGTGTCAAAAACGAAAG GTTGAACTCGGCTGCATCTTTCCGTCGTTGCGACATCGTTACTTGCTGCTGGAAGCGTCGAGAATGTTGCCG GACGATAGGTTGGAGCTAATTTCCTTTACTGCTTTCAATCAATCTCTTCATCAGCAGAGGGGCTTACTCCAG GTTCTACGGGTGTTGCAGCGTATGACCTTGCAGTTTGGCGCATCAGGAGGTTGTGGTTTTGGCGTTTGTAATTTAGGCCTTAGGATTTATCATAACTGA
- the LOC127075937 gene encoding uncharacterized protein LOC127075937 isoform X4, with protein sequence MIQRSYDLLRMRGKKMPVSVLLQIQCLLVSLVIPRLAFLEVCQKRKVCGVVMVKRHGVLNLSTFVTLSNLRLGVNREVELGCIFPSLRHRYLLLEASRMLPDDRLELISFTAFNQSLHQQRGLLQVLRVLQRMTLQFGASGGCGFGVCNLGLRIYHN encoded by the exons ATGATCCAGAGATCTTATGACTTGTTAAG AATGCGGGGAAAGAAGATGCCGGTTTCGGTGTTGTTGCAAATACAATGCCTGTTA GTTTCGCTTGTAATACCACGCTTAGCGTTTCTTGAGGTGTGTCAAAAACGAAAGGTGTGTGGAGTTGTCATGGTCAAGAGGCATGGCGTCTTAAACTTAAGTACTTTTGTAACGTTATCCAATCTGCGGCTTGGTGTAAACCGTGAG GTTGAACTCGGCTGCATCTTTCCGTCGTTGCGACATCGTTACTTGCTGCTGGAAGCGTCGAGAATGTTGCCG GACGATAGGTTGGAGCTAATTTCCTTTACTGCTTTCAATCAATCTCTTCATCAGCAGAGGGGCTTACTCCAG GTTCTACGGGTGTTGCAGCGTATGACCTTGCAGTTTGGCGCATCAGGAGGTTGTGGTTTTGGCGTTTGTAATTTAGGCCTTAGGATTTATCATAACTGA
- the LOC127075937 gene encoding uncharacterized protein LOC127075937 isoform X11 codes for MPVSLVIPRLAFLEVCQKRKVELGCIFPSLRHRYLLLEASRMLPDDRLELISFTAFNQSLHQQRGLLQVLRVLQRMTLQFGASGGCGFGVCNLGLRIYHN; via the exons ATGCCT GTTTCGCTTGTAATACCACGCTTAGCGTTTCTTGAGGTGTGTCAAAAACGAAAG GTTGAACTCGGCTGCATCTTTCCGTCGTTGCGACATCGTTACTTGCTGCTGGAAGCGTCGAGAATGTTGCCG GACGATAGGTTGGAGCTAATTTCCTTTACTGCTTTCAATCAATCTCTTCATCAGCAGAGGGGCTTACTCCAG GTTCTACGGGTGTTGCAGCGTATGACCTTGCAGTTTGGCGCATCAGGAGGTTGTGGTTTTGGCGTTTGTAATTTAGGCCTTAGGATTTATCATAACTGA
- the LOC127075937 gene encoding uncharacterized protein LOC127075937 isoform X7, with protein sequence MPVSLVIPRLAFLEVCQKRKFDQLQVELGCIFPSLRHRYLLLEASRMLPDDRLELISFTAFNQSLHQQRGLLQVLRVLQRMTLQFGASGGCGFGVCNLGLRIYHN encoded by the exons ATGCCT GTTTCGCTTGTAATACCACGCTTAGCGTTTCTTGAGGTGTGTCAAAAACGAAAG TTTGATCAATTGCAGGTTGAACTCGGCTGCATCTTTCCGTCGTTGCGACATCGTTACTTGCTGCTGGAAGCGTCGAGAATGTTGCCG GACGATAGGTTGGAGCTAATTTCCTTTACTGCTTTCAATCAATCTCTTCATCAGCAGAGGGGCTTACTCCAG GTTCTACGGGTGTTGCAGCGTATGACCTTGCAGTTTGGCGCATCAGGAGGTTGTGGTTTTGGCGTTTGTAATTTAGGCCTTAGGATTTATCATAACTGA
- the LOC127075937 gene encoding uncharacterized protein LOC127075937 isoform X5: MPVSLVIPRLAFLEVCQKRKVCGVVMVKRHGVLNLSTFVTLSNLRLGVNREVELGCIFPSLRHHYLLLEASRMLPDDRLELISFTAFNQSLHQQRGLLQVLRVLQRMTLQFGASGGCGFGVCNLGLRIYHN, from the exons ATGCCT GTTTCGCTTGTAATACCACGCTTAGCGTTTCTTGAGGTGTGTCAAAAACGAAAGGTGTGTGGAGTTGTCATGGTCAAGAGGCATGGCGTCTTAAACTTAAGTACTTTTGTAACGTTATCCAATCTGCGGCTTGGTGTAAACCGTGAG GTTGAACTCGGCTGCATCTTTCCGTCGTTGCGACATCATTACTTGCTGCTGGAAGCGTCGAGAATGTTGCCG GACGATAGGTTGGAGCTAATTTCCTTTACTGCTTTCAATCAATCTCTTCATCAGCAGAGGGGCTTACTCCAG GTTCTACGGGTGTTGCAGCGTATGACCTTGCAGTTTGGCGCATCAGGAGGTTGTGGTTTTGGCGTTTGTAATTTAGGCCTTAGGATTTATCATAACTGA